A stretch of Oryza brachyantha chromosome 4, ObraRS2, whole genome shotgun sequence DNA encodes these proteins:
- the LOC102720790 gene encoding probable N-acetylglucosaminyl-phosphatidylinositol de-N-acetylase, with protein MAWIWMLVAAGAVLLWAVSLGRVLSSPSPSCLPANSTFLSPPHGDRMSRNVLIVLAHPDDESMFFAPSILFLKSKGHNIHILCLSQGNADGLGNIRKEELYLACATFKIPAEQVKVLDHPELQDGFHEKWDHRLIAELTMEQAQLWNIDTIITFDSRGVSGHPNHCNVHYGICKLLRDHVQGHIEAWELVSLNIFRKYSGPVDIWLSSFTLSSSSKQPIYTLVNNSPTRSFEAMAAHKSQWVWFRRLFVLFSSYTYINVLQKI; from the exons ATGGCGTGGATCTGGATGCTCGTGGCGGCAGGGGCCGTGCTCCTATGGGCGGTTTCGCTGGGGCGGGTGCTCTCTTCtccctcgccgtcgtgccTGCCTGCCAACTCCACCTTCCTTTCCCCTCCTCACGGCGACAGGATGAGCCGGAATGTCCTTATCGTTCTCGCCCACCCCGACGACGAGTCCAT GTTTTTTGCTCCGAGTATTCTTTTCCTCAAGTCAAAAGGTCACAATATTCACATCTTGTGCTTGTCTCAAG GCAATGCTGATGGCCTTGGAAATATTCGCAAAGAGGAACTCTACCTTGCATGTGCCACTTTTAAG ATTCCAGCCGAGCAAGTTAAAGTATTGGACCACCCAGAACTGCAG GATGGTTTTCATGAGAAATGGGATCATCGACTAATAGCAGAACTTACCATGGAACAGGCCCAACTATGGAACATCGATACG ATTATTACCTTTGATTCTCGAGGAGTATCAGGCCATCCAAATCATTGCAATGTTCATTATGGCATCTG CAAGCTTCTGCGTGACCACGTGCAAGGACACATTGAAGCATGGGAGCTT GTAAGCCTGAACATTTTTCGCAAGTACAGTGGTCCAGTTGACATTTGGCTATCTTCTTTTACCCTCTCTTCAAGCTCAAAACAACCAATTTATACTCTGGTTAATAATAGTCCTACCAGAAGCTTTGAGGCAATGGCTGCACACAAAAGCCAGTGGGTTTG GTTCAGGAGATTGTTCGTCCTATTCTCAAGTTACACATACATAAATGTGCTCCAGAAAATTTGA
- the LOC102721071 gene encoding probable polyol transporter 4: MGLPGADPPAADGGGGLPGRFFGGKSKYVRMDEVLPQEQEEDGGGGGGVLVRRRESSRRYVFACSVFASLNSVLLGYDVGVMSGCILFIQKDLHITEVQQELLVGCLSFISLIGSLAGGRTSDAVGRKWTIGLAAIVFQAGAAVMTFAPSFEVLMIGRLLAGVGIGFGVMIAPVYIAEISPAASRGSFTSFPEIFINLGILLGYISNYAFSGLPDHISWRVMLAVGILPSVSIAFALLVIPESPRWLVMQNRTDEARAVLLKVTDSEDEAKERLAEIEAAAAVTSAGKYDGKTVWQELTRPSPVIRRMLITGLGIQCFQQITGIDALVYYSPTIFRDAGITTESQLLVATVAVGFFKTAFIALAILLIDRVGRKPLLYVSTVGMTACLVVLAATLAMLAHGSVSKSAGIAVAILTVCGDVAFFSVGIGPICWVMSSEIFPLRLRSQAAALGAVMNRVTSGAVAMSFLSVCRAISVAGAFSVFAVISALSVVFVYRFVPETSGKTLEEIEVLFGCDGEAAARGEVELGDGEHLVHKG, translated from the exons ATGGGGCTTCCCGGCGCCGATccgccggcggccgacggcggcggtggtctaCCGGGACGATTCTTCGGCGGGAAGAGCAAGTACGTCCGGATGGACGAGGTGCTGCCGCAGGAGCAGGaagaggacggcggcggaggcggaggcgtccTCGTGCGACGGAGGGAGAGCAGCCGGCGGTACGTCTTCGCCTGCTCTGTCTTCGCCTCCCTCAACTCCGTCCTCCTCGGCTACG ATGTCGGTGTGATGAGTGGCTGCATTCTGTTCATCCAGAAGGACCTCCACATCACTGAAGTTCAGCAAGAATTGCTTGTCGGGTGCCTCAGCTTCATCTCCCTCATCGGCAGCCTCGCCGGCGGAAGGACGTCGGACGCCGTAGGCCGGAAATGGACGAtcggcctcgccgccatcGTGTTccaggccggcgcggctgtCATGACGTTCGCTCCGTCGTTCGAGGTGCTCATGATCGGCAGGCTGCTGGCCGGCGTCGGCATCGGGTTCGGCGTGATGATCGCGCCGGTGTACATCGCCGAGATCTCCCCCGCCGCGTCCAGGGGATCCTTCACCTCCTTCCCGGAGATCTTCATCAACCTCGGTATCCTCCTCGGGTACATCTCCAACTACGCCTTCTCTGGCCTCCCTGACCACATCAGCTGGCGTGTCATGCTCGCCGTCGGCATCCTCCCGTCCGTGTCCATCGCCTTCGCGCTGCTGGTGATCCCGGAGTCGCCGCGGTGGCTGGTCATGCAGAACAGGACCGACGAGGCACGAGCAGTGCTTCTCAAGGTCACCGAcagcgaggacgaggcgaaGGAGAGGCTTGCGGAGATagaggcggccgccgccgtcaccagCGCAGGCAAGTACGACGGCAAGACAGTGTGGCAGGAGCTGACGAGACCGTCTCCGGTGATCCGGCGGATGCTCATCACCGGACTTGGCATCCAGTGCTTCCAGCAGATCACCGGCATCGACGCGCTGGTCTACTACAGCCCGACAATCTTCCGCGACGCCGGGATCACCACCGAGAGCCAGCTGCTCGTCGCCACGGTCGCCGTCGGTTTCTTCAAGACGGCGTTCATCGCGCTCGCCATCTTGCTCATCGACCGCGTGGGTAGGAAGCCGCTGCTGTACGTCAGCACGGTCGGCATGACCGCTTGCCTCGTCGTGCTCGCGGCGACGCTCGCCATGCTCGCGCACGGGTCGGTCTCCAAGAGCGCcggcatcgccgtcgccatcctgACCGTGTGTGGCGACGTCGCCTTCTTCTCCGTCGGGATAGGGCCCATCTGCTGGGTGATGAGCTCGGAGATCTTCCCGCTGCGGCTGCGgtcgcaggcggcggcgcttggCGCGGTGATGAACAGGGTGACCAGCGGCGCCGTGGCCATGTCTTTCCTGTCCGTCTGCCGCGCCATCTCGGTCGCCGGCGCCTTCTCCGTCTTCGCCGTCATATCCGCCCTGTCCGTCGTGTTCGTGTACCGGTTCGTGCCGGAGACGAGCGGCAAGACTCTGGAAGAGATCGAGGTGCTCTTCGgctgcgacggcgaggcggcggcgcggggagaggtggagcTCGGCGACGGGGAGCACCTGGTGCACAAGGGATGA